The sequence below is a genomic window from Dermacentor albipictus isolate Rhodes 1998 colony chromosome 2, USDA_Dalb.pri_finalv2, whole genome shotgun sequence.
GCGCAGTCTGGAATTAATAATCTTGCTCGTGGAATTTATTCCAGAGCGGAGTGCTGCCTTCAATGATGCTCAAGCCACGAAAGATTTGTGTGTTTTTGCTAACACCGCCTTTCGAAAGCTTGTGGCCAGTGCGAGGACATGCTAGAGTGTGCGCATAGGTGTCGCTGCTGACAAACAGCCGCAAAGGCAAATTGCATTTCGTATTTTTATTACACCTGCAAGAATATCGCGAGAAGCTGAAGCATTTGGTTTCTTTGTACATCTTATGCCCCCAAAAATGTGTTGTCCCTTGGCCTTGCATAACGTGATCACTTCGCAGAACCCTTTCCATAGCAGATGTCGAGGTACATAAAATGACGtagtctcaaaaaaaaaattaaacatgaCGATAAGACACCAACTCGAGAGGGATTCCGCGTAAGGGAGGAGACCATGACAGCGCCCTTTGTCGTACGCAGTGGCATGGAGCAAGTGTGGCAGGCCGAGTTCCAGAAGCTGTTCGCGCAGTACGTGCCCCAGACGTGGTACCTGCTGCCGGTCGTGCAGCGCCCCATCGGCGTCAACTGGCAGACGTTCGTCGACTCGGCCAAAGTGCGCTTCTGCTGTGAGGTGGGCGCGCCAACACTGATAGCGCCCTCCTGCAGCTGGGCATGTCCAGGCACCTTAACGACGCGCTGCTCACTGCTGCGCAGGAATGCGGCCACGGCTGGACGTCCATGAAGGGGCGCATCTCGTTCTGGTTCCTGCTGACGAGCCACGGCGAGGGCCTGGTCGCCTTCAAGCTGTACGGCCAGCAGTGCGACAAGTGCAAGGTGGGCCGCTATGAGCCGGCCATGTGGTACCCGGAGGAAGTGGTCAAGGTCAGCCCTCAATTATTACATGCCATGTGCTGGTGTACTACCATTTTGGGTGGAAGAAGCACGCGCATTTACTCGAGGGGCAGATATACAGAAGGAGAGGCAACAAGCTTAGCTATGGCCGCGCCTCGGTTGGTTATGTTACGCGTGGGAAAGGGCGAATAAAGATAACAAGGAAGAAGGAGCAGAGCGCGCAGAACCTTTGCGCTTCAGAGAATCGCCGCATGTATACTTAATTGTCAGCAGAGTAAACATGAGCACTGACCGCTGCGTAGAACGGCAGACGCGTGTCACTGGTAGTCAGCTGACATGCGTGCTCTCGTTACAACGTTTCCCATCGCGGTTCTTCTTTCGTGTCCCCACACGAAAGTCAC
It includes:
- the LOC135904514 gene encoding receptor-transporting protein 4-like isoform X2, which gives rise to MVVCLTWGCQAPAAALCAPPVLGPPQPPPQTTATTFCSVIPIHPWKQSYGMEQVWQAEFQKLFAQYVPQTWYLLPVVQRPIGVNWQTFVDSAKECGHGWTSMKGRISFWFLLTSHGEGLVAFKLYGQQCDKCKVGRYEPAMWYPEEVVKVLVNIYNRVGQVYYGFQQPPIHKNRRPGKPRNPHNAELCQACKDGVCSERR
- the LOC135904514 gene encoding receptor-transporting protein 4-like isoform X1 yields the protein MVVCLTWGCQAPAAALCAPPVLGPPQPPPQTTATTFCSVIPIHPWKQSYGMEQVWQAEFQKLFAQYVPQTWYLLPVVQRPIGVNWQTFVDSAKVRFCCEECGHGWTSMKGRISFWFLLTSHGEGLVAFKLYGQQCDKCKVGRYEPAMWYPEEVVKVLVNIYNRVGQVYYGFQQPPIHKNRRPGKPRNPHNAELCQACKDGVCSERR